The following proteins are co-located in the Cutaneotrichosporon cavernicola HIS019 DNA, chromosome: 3 genome:
- a CDS encoding uncharacterized protein (A G-specific adenine DNA glycosylase), with protein sequence MRPRRAAAAAARMLRVPSSSPSVIAISDSESDAFVPPDVVDNEDVDFDGQAASASSSLVPSDSGSDPGSGQRGRKRKRAGPRPRQAAGRANSRTNDDIEDCVRPHGSEYHSVNAVAEKQQKLLDWFEDVRDARGMPWRKRYDAAATAEEKGQRAYEIWVSEVMLQQTQVATVIDYWNRWMARWPTIADLAKADLEEVNAVWRGLGYYRRAKSLLAGAAVITGSEEYNQRLPSDPSVLEKNVPGVGRYTAGAICSMAYGVRTPIVDGNIHRVLTRLLGVYATQTAPATIRFLWDAAEALVDALPRRLSLGIAGDWNQALMELGATVCRPVPVCGECPLREVCNAHAEADMAKPPPPPTGVDCTLCEPVPGEMAVTVFPMKKMKKESRVEHEAVVITEWQSEGVTRWLFLKRPEKGLLAGLFEPPTTVVPATGAVEQLAAGLTFVTDLVGDIEDAFEEHVVIGPITHIFSHINMTYHVQRLVLRGERPEPKNGQWLSLEEVSDANVGTGVKKCWASVYGVWGEGEVGTVKLPKPKKELSAKRVRKEPVVKKVKKDPARRLTEEGARVFKKVCMPVMPKRGASAKEVKAEVEVVGLDD encoded by the exons ATGCGtccacgccgcgccgccgccgcggctgcACGCATGTTACGCGTtccgtcctcctcgccgtccgtCATTGCCATCTCCGACTCTGAGAGCGACGCCTTCGTTCCACCAGATGTTGTGGACAATGAGGATGTCGACTTTGATGGGCaggccgcctcggcctcttcctcgcttGTTCCATCAGACTCGGGTTCGGATCCAGGATCAGGTCAAAGGGGGAGGAAACGTAAGCGCGCCGGTCCTCGTCCAAGGCAGGCGGCGGGAAGGGCGAACAGCCGAACGAATGACGACATCGAAGACTGCGTCAGGCCGCACGGTTCGGAGTACCATTCTGTCAACGCCGTAGCTGAGAAACAGCAAAAGCTGCTGGATTGGTTTGAGGATGTTCG CGACGCGCGGGGGATGCCGTGGCGAAAACGGTACGATGCGGCGGCCAcagccgaggagaagggacAGCGGGCGTACGAGATATGGG TCTCCGAGGTCATGCTGCAGCAAACCCAGGTCGCCACCGTCATCGACTACTGGAACCGCTGGATGGCCAGATGGCCGACGATTGCtgacctcgccaaggccgactTGGAGGAAGTGAATGCTGTCTGGC gcggACTAGGGTACTACCGCCGTGCCAAGTCGTTGCTCGCTGGTGCGGCTGTGATCACAGGAAGCGAAGAGTACAACC AACGCCTCCCGTCCGATCCGTCTGTCCTCGAAAAGAATGTGCCAGGTGTCGGACGATATACAGCTGGCGCGATTTGCTCAATGGCGTATGGGGTGCGGACGCCGATT GTCGACGGAAACATCCATCGTGTTCTGACCCGCCTACTCGGCGTGTACGCCACCCAGACAGCCCCAGCCACCATCCGCTTCCTGTGGGATGCGGCAGAGGCGTTGGTTGACGCGCTCCCGCGTAGACTGTCCCTTGGTATCGCTGGCGACTGGAACCAAGCGCTCATGGAACTTGGTGCGACGGTTTGCCGGCCAGTACCTGTGTGTGGCGAATGCCCGTTGCGCGAAGTGTGCAACGCCCACGCTGAGGCTGAC ATGGCAaagccgccaccaccgcccacAGGCGTCGACTGCACCCTTTGCGAGCCTGTGCctggcgagatggccgtGACAGTATTCCcgatgaagaagatgaAAAAGGAGAGCCgtgtcgagcacgaggcgGTCGTCATCACAGAGTGGCAAAGCGAGGGTGTGACGAGGTGGCTTTTCCTCAAACGCCCAGAAAAAG GGCTCCTCGCAGGTCTCTTTGAGCCGCCCACCACGGTGGTTCCCGCAACGGGCGCGGTGGAACAACTCGCTGCCGGCTTGACCTTCGTGACAGACCTGGTAGGCGATATTGAGGACGCATTCGAAGAACATGTGGTCATCGGACCTATAACCCACATCTTCAGCCACATCAACATGACGTACCACGTGCAACGTCTTGTGCTGCGTGGCGAACGCCCAGAACCGAAGAATGGCCAGTGGCTCTCATTAGAAGAGGTCTCGGACGCGAATGTCGGCACAGGCGTCAAGAAGTGCTGGGCTAGTGTGTATGGAGTCtggggagagggtgaggtgGGGACAGTGAAGCTACCTAAACCGAAGAAGGAACTATCGGCCAAGAGGGTGAGAAAGGAGCCGGTTGTCAAGAAGGTCAAGAAGGACCCTGCGAGGAGGTTAACAGAGGAAGGAGCCCGCGTTTTCAAGAAGGTGTGCATGCCGGTGATGCCCAAGAGAGGCGCCTcggccaaggaggtcaaggcggaggttgaggtAGTCGGGTTAGACGACTGA
- the cyp1 gene encoding uncharacterized protein (PPIases accelerate the folding of proteins. It catalyzes the cis-trans isomerization of proline imidic peptide bonds in oligopeptides) has translation MAEYVTIDTSVGSFTVELYTKHAPKTCNNFLKLTERGYYNGVIFHRIIPGFMIQGGDPTGTGRGGTSVYGEKFADELSPELRFVGAGILAMANAGPNTNGSQFFVTCAPTPFLDGKHTIFGRVSSGMDTIKRLEAVRTDKSDRPVEEIKIHKARLGDAGQANAITMG, from the exons ATGGCAGAATACGTCACCATCGACACGTCTGTCGGCTCATTCACAGTCGAGCTGTACACTAAGCATGCTCCAAAG acgTGCAACAACTTCCTCAAACTCACAGAGCGGGGTTACTACAACGGCGTTATT TTTCATCGTATTATCCCG GGCTTCATGATCCAAGGAGGTGATCCCACCGGCACTGGGCGTGGTGGAACGAGCGTCTACGGCGAGAAGTTTGCGGATGAGCTCTCCCCAGAGCTGCGGTTTGTTGGCGCGGGGATCCTGGCAATGGCGAACGCAGGGCCGAACACGAATG gctCGCAGTTCTTTGTTACTTGC GCTCCTACTCCCTTCCTCGATGGCAAGCACACCATCTTCGGCCGTGTGTCCTCTGGCATGGACACCATCAAGCGACTAGAGGCTGTACGGACCGACAAGAGTGATCGGCctgtcgaggagatcaagaTCCACAAGGCGCGACTGGGTGACGCAGGGCAGGCGAACGCTATCACGATGGGCTAG
- a CDS encoding uncharacterized protein (Protein of unknown function (DUF1479)): MSRTVKLATLAHLPIRRGMASSARGLATEIQREMVAPQPPMMRKQRAEGDIGSVFASLSGEAEQPLPARFADLKRLIAGDEANRARLVSSFRSLTSRLVVAAAEIERLGTNAVPTVSYESLLARDPATVAAIKRSGTAVVQGVVPRTEAEAWLQQVEAYVAANPQVRGFPADDKQVFEIYWSKPQLAARGHQRSLAAQRALLSLFSLPQSAQVSLTPISYADRLRVRHPGDSKFALGPHMDGGSVERWEDPAYRAVYARILEGRWENYDAYELEARARANQNLYDGAGACGVFRAFQGWTSLSDTGPGEGTLRVYPLIREMTAYTLLRPFFREKAPRAAVSREHYLAPENWELDIDSTVFPQAPLGRSQEFNDASHPHLELDRTMVSIPRVQPGDQAWWHADVIHAVESVHRGAGPSAVMYIPSVPLTRLNAEYIRDQRACFEARCPPPDFPGGEGESTFSGTGTPADIEGVDARRALGFEAFPVTPDMRAGEQAVRRAANDVLGF, encoded by the exons ATGTCCAGGACAGTCAAGCTTGCTACCCTTGCGCACCTCCCGATCCGTCGGGggatggcctcgagcgctcGTGGCCTCGCCACCGAGATTCAGCGCGAGATGGTGGCGCCCCAGCCGCCCATGATGCGCAAACAGCGTGCAGAGGGCGAC ATCGGCTCCGTCTTCGCTTCACTCTCTGGAGAGGCCGAGCAACCCCTCCCGGCTCGCTTCGCCGACTTGAAGCGCCTAATTGCAGGGGACGAGGCTAACCGTGCCCGCCTCGTCTCGTCTTTCCGCAGCCTCACCTCGCGCCTCGTtgtcgccgcggccgagattgagcgcctcggcacTAACGCCGTACCAACTGTCTCTTACGagtcgctcctcgcccgtgACCCGGCCACCGTCGCAGCCATTAAGCGCTCGGGTACGGCTGTTGTGCAAGGTGTTGTCCCTCGGACTGAAGCCGAGGCTTGGCTCCAGCAAGTGGAGGCGTACGTCGCGGCCAACCCCCAGGTCCGCGGCTTCCcggccgacgacaagcAAGTGTTCGAGATCTACTGGTCCAAGCCGCAGCTTGCGGCACGCGGTCACCAGAGGAGTCTGGCTGCGCAGCGAGCCCTTCTttccctcttctcccttcCCCAGTCTGCCCAGGTATCCCTTACGCCAATTTCATACGCCGACCGCTTACGGGTTCGGCACCCCGGTGACTCCAAGTTTGCCCTCGGACCACACATGGATGGTGGCTCGGTCGAGAGGTGGGAGGACCCGGCCTACCGCGCCGTCTACGCGCGCATCCTTGAGGGACGATGGGAGAATTATGACGCgtacgagctcgaggctcGGGCGCGCGCCAACCAGAACCTCTATGACGGCGCGGGAGCGTGTGGCGTCTTCCGCGCGTTCCAAGGCTGGACATCCCTCTCCGACACTGGTCCCGGCGAGGGAACGCTTCGCGTCTACCCCCTCATCCGCGAGATGACCGCGTACACTCTCCTCCGGCCATTCTTCCGTGAGAAGGCTCCGCGCGCTGCCGTCTCGCGGGAACACTACCTCGCGCCAGAGAACTGGGAGCTCGATATTGACTCCACGGTCTTCCCGCAGGCTCCTCTTGGCCGCAGCCAAGAGTTCAACGACGCGTCTCACCCCCACCTCGAACTCGACCGGACCATGGTCTCCATTCCCCGCGTACAGCCGGGCGACCAGGCATGGTGGCATGCAGACGTCATCCACGCCGTTGAGAGCGTTCACCGCGGCGCAGGGCCTAGCGCCGTCATGTACATCCCCTCTGTACCACTCACTCGCCTGAACGCCGAGTACATCCGCGACCAGAGGGCATGCTTTGAGGCACGTTGCCCGCCGCCCGACTTCCCCGGaggtgagggcgagagcaCCTTCTCGGGCACCGGCACACCGGCGGACATTGaaggcgtcgacgcgcgccgagccTTGGGCTTCGAGGCCTTCCCCGTGACACCCGACAtgcgcgccggcgagcaggccgtgcgccgcgccgctAACGATGTTCTTGGCTTTTAA
- a CDS encoding uncharacterized protein (Ferrous iron transport protein B), producing the protein MPPRTKPSKAGLGKALINRKAKEAHAPRESQLYTLDDNNPLASVTHERDLDQFLANAALADQDFTTERSKIRIIQQVGGVMPVNPFLLSAAEEKRVEKKQEEARKDLHVPRRPAWTRAMTRLELEKQERESFLDWRRHLARLAEENSLLLTPFERNIQLWRQLWRVIERSHLVVQIVDARNPLGFRSADLDEYVLDVGSDEMGDEVTVPGKGKRRNLLLINKSDLLTYEQRCMWADYFEKAGIKYVFFSAVAAATAQEELDEKERREAEMQDSEDDADADEDDEEDVEEDVEEDEEEDVEEDEEEDSEDFETESEEELVPKNKGKQRATQEDEEIADDIAEALERARIEETMAPPEHNEPAQPESDRTRVLSVAELEHLFITSAPPLSDFATERDPNPTKLMIGLVGYPNVGKSSTINALIGAKKVSVSATPGKTKHFQTLVLTENITLCDCPGLVFPQFANTQADLVCDGVLPIDQMREYSAPVDLLCRRIPRAILEGTYGIRIDVKEIEDGGTGKVGWEDFLSAYAIARGLTRSSFGMPDTSRAARYILKDYVNAKLLYARPPPGIDSDEFMSTSHERTLEALAAQYAAGRKMQPETHVRRDADTYVAPSGASVAASKATEEESKDRERALTNKSVRQSAATAPMRSGKVRATAFDNYFFTEGGPAPRPVVKGRLQGAADASEGGLSHTKSMISPHQRRLGPDGMPLIDEGPVRVRNNGKKHFKVKEGKKRSGRGYD; encoded by the exons ATG CCTCCGCGTACCAAGCCTTCGAAGGccggcctcggcaaggcTCTCATTAAccgcaaggccaaggaggctcATGCGCCAAGAGAGTCGCAGCTC TacacgctcgacgacaacaACCCGCTTGCTTCGGTTACGCATGAGCGTGACCTTGACCAGTTCCTGGCCAACGCGGCTCTTGCAGACCAGGACTTTACAACCG AACGCTCCAAGATTCGCATCATTCAgcaggtcggcggcgtgaTGCCGGTCAACCCATTCCTCCTCTCAGCGGCTGAGGAGAAGCGAGTTGAGAagaagcaggaggaggcgcggaAGGACCTGCACGTCCCTCGGCGACCCGCCTGGACGCGCGCGATGACCCGCCTagagctcgagaagcagGAGCGCGAGTCGTTCCTTGACTGGCGCCGgcacctcgcgcgcctAGCTGAGGAAAACTCGCTACTCCTCACCCCTTTTGAGCGCAACATCCAGCTGTGGCGTCAGCTGTGGCGTGTCATCGAGCGATcgcacctcgtcgtgcagattgtcgacgcgcgcaaccCCCTCGGCTTCCGTagcgccgacctcgacgagtacGTCCTTGACGTGGGAAGCGACGAGATGGGTGACGAGGTCACTGTTCccggcaagggcaagaggCGGAACTTGCTGCTCATCAACAAGTCGGACCTGCTCACGTATGAGCAGCGCTGCATGTGGGCGGACTACTTTGAGAAGGCCGGGATCAAATACGTGTTCTTCTCCGCTGTTGCTGCGGCGACTGCgcaggaggagctcgacgagaaggaACGTCGCGAGGCGGAAATGCAGGACTCAGAGGATGACGCGGAcgccgatgaggacgacgaggaggatgtggaggaggacgtggaggaggacgaagaggaggacgtggaggaggacgaagaggaggacTCGGAAGACTTTGAGActgagagcgaggaggaactCGTTCCCAAGAACAAGGGCAAGCAGAGAGCCACccaggaggacgaggagattgcCGACGACATCGCCGAGGCACTGGAGCGGGCCAGGATTGAGGAGACCATGGCACCCCCTGAGCACAACGAGCCAGCACAACCGGAATCCGACCGCACGCGCGTGCTCagtgtcgccgagctcgagcacctgTTCATCACCTCGGCCCCGCCTCTGTCCGACTTTGCAACGGAGCGTGACCCCAACCCGACCAAGCTCATGatcggcctcgtcggctaCCCCAACGTCGGCAAGTCCTCGACAATTAACGCGCTCATCGGAGCGAAGAAGGTTTCCGTCTCCGCCACGCCAGGCAAGACGAAGCACTTCCAGACGCTCGTCCTCACGGAGAACATTACGCTTTGCGACTGCCCCGGTCTCGTGTTTCCTCAGTTTGCGAACACGCAGGCCGACCTGGTCTGCGACGGTGTCCTTCCCATCGACCAGATGCGCGAGTACTCGGCGCCGGTAGACCTCTTGTGCCGCCGCATCCCGCGTGCTATCCTCGAGGGGACGTATGGTATCCGCATCGACGTTaaggagatcgaggacggcggTACTGGCAAGGTCGGGTGGGAAGACTTCCTGAGCGCGTATGCGATCGCGCGTGGCTTGACCCGCTCATCGTTTGGTATGCCTGACACctctcgcgccgcccgctACATCCTCAAGGACTATGtcaacgccaagctcctctacgcgcgcccgcctccAGGTATCGACTCTGATGAGTTCATGTCCACGTCCCATGAGCGTaccctcgaggcgctcgcggcgcagtATGCCGCTGGCCGAAAGATGCAGCCCGAGACGCAcgtccgccgcgacgccgacacaTACGTCGCACCTTCGGGGGCGtccgtcgccgcctccaAGGCAACAGAGGAGGAGTCGAAGGACCGCGAGCGTGCGTTGACCAACAAGAGCGTGCGTCAGTCCGCAGCCACAGCGCCTATGCGCAGCGGCAAGGTGCGCGCGACTGCGTTCGACAACTACTTCTTTACGGAGGGTGGGCCTGCCCCGCGCCCCGTCGTCAAGGGCCGCTTGCAGGGTGCGGCGGATGCGAGTGAGGGTGGGCTCTCCCACACCAAGTCGATGATCTCGCCgcaccagcgccgcctcggacCAGACGGCATGCCGCTTATCGACGAAGGGCCGGTTCGCGTCCGCAATAACGGCAAGAAGCACttcaaggtcaaggagggaAAGAAGCGCAGTGGGCGAGGATACGACTAA
- the COQ5 gene encoding uncharacterized protein (Methyltransferase required for the conversion of 2- polyprenyl-6-methoxy-1,4-benzoquinol (DDMQH2) to 2-polyprenyl-3- methyl-6-methoxy-1,4-benzoquinol (DMQH2)), whose protein sequence is MSRNLARQFRLPRVQIRAVSNAASAPGAAVGSAHPSQPAQPAATPATSSPAAGPSQPRTTHFGFQEVFETDKESLVGSVFSSVASNYDVMNDSMSLGIHRLWKDDFVSTMLPRLPASVHRNPARPGVAPAPEAPNPTFKCLDVAGGTGDIALRILDRAREKFGSRDIEVEVVDLNPDMLHEGRKRVAQTMYYNTPQITFTHGNAQALPAHIEDNSIDLYTIAFGIRNCTSLPAVLSEAYRVLKPGGRIGVLEFGKVSNPLLKEAYRQYSFQVIPVLGQIIAGDHASYKYLVESIERFPQQADFAQLVRDAGFQTGAMREGKGGAWKDYTFGVATMWTGVKA, encoded by the exons ATGAGCCGCAACCTCGCCCGCCAATTCCGCCTCCCCCGCGTGCAGATCCGGGCCGTCTCCAACGCCGCCAGTGCGCCCGGTGCCGCGGTCGGCTCAGCCCACCCCTCCCAGCCCGCCCAGCCAGCTGCGACCCCAGCAACATCCTCGCCTGCCGCCGGTCCCAGCCAGCCGCGTACCACCCACTTTGGCTTCCAGGAGGTGTTCGAGACGGATAAGGAGTCGCTGGTGGGGAGCGTGTTCTCCTCGGTCGCGTCCAACTATGATGTGATGAACGACAGCATGTCGCTCGGCATCCACCGGTTGTGGAAGGACGACTTTGTGTCGACCATGCTTCCTCGTCTGCCCGCCAGCGTGCACCGCAACCCTGCGCGGCCAGGCGTTGCACCCGCGCCCGAGGCGCCGAACCCGACGTTCAAGTGCCTTGACGTCGCTGGCGGGACCGGTGACATTGCGCTGCGGatcctcgaccgcgcgcgcgagaagTTTGGCAGCCGCGacatcgaggtcgaggtcgtcgacctcaaccCCGACATGCTGCATGAAGGACGCAAGCGCGTTGCCCAGACCATGTACTACAACA CCCCCCAGATCACTTTCACGCACGGCAATGCGCAGGCGCTTCCTGCGCACATTGAGGACAACTCAATCGACCTGTACACGATCGCGTTCGGGATCCGTAACTGCACATCGCTCCCTGCTGTTCTCTCCGAGGCGTACCGCGTCCTCAAGCCCGGGGGCCGCATCGGTGTCCTCGAGTTTGGCAAGGTGTCGAACCCGCTCCTGAAGGAGGCCTACCGCCAGTACTCGTTCCAGGTCATTCCCGTGCTCGGCCAGATCATCGCAGGTGACCACGCGAGCTACAAGTACCTCGTCGAGAGCATTGAGAGGTTCCCGCAGCAGGCCGACTTTGCGCAGCTTGTGCGTGACGCCGGCTTCCAGACGGGCGCGATGCGCGAGGGTAAGGGCGGAGCGTGGAAGGACTACACGTTCGGCGTCGCGACGATGTGGACCGGTGTTAAGGCGTAA
- the RPT2 gene encoding uncharacterized protein (AAA domain (Cdc48 subfamily)), with product MGQAPSSGKGPGDKKDDKKAPKWEAPVPTRVGKKKKRGPDAATRLPPVFPTTRCKLKMLKMERIKDYLLLEEEFLTNAALTAGEDRTAADRTRVDELRGSPMGVGTLEEIIDDEHAIVSVGNGPEHYVGIMSFVDKDLLEPGCSVLLHHKTHAIVGVLADDADPMVSVMKLDKAPTESYADIGGLETQIQEIKESVELPLTHPELYEEMGIRPPKGVILYGVPGTGKTLLAKAVANQTSATFLRIVGSELIQKYLGDGPKLVRELFRVAEEHAPSIVFIDEIDAVGTKRYDSTSGGEREIQRTMLELLNQLDGFDERGDVKVIMATNRIESLDPALIRPGRIDRKIEFPLPDTKTKRHIFKLHTSRMSLADDVDLEELVMTKDDLSGADIKAVCTEAGLLALRERRMRVTKEDFTQAREKVLYRKDENTPAGLYL from the exons ATG GGACAGGCTCCGTCAAGCGGCAAGGGCCCAGgcgacaagaaggacgacaag aaggcgcCCAAGTGGGAGGCGCCCGTTCCTACGCGCGtcggcaagaagaagaagcgcggcCCGGATGCAGCGACGCGTCTCCCTCCTGTCTTCCCAACGACGCGGTGCAAGCTCAAGATGCTCAAAATGGAGCGCATCAAGGACTACTTGTTGCTCGAGGAAGAGTTCCTGACGAACGCGGCGTTAacggcgggcgaggaccGGACAGCAGCGGACCGGACGCGTGTTGACGAGCTTCGTGGGTCGCCTATGGGTGTTGGtacgctcgaggagattATCGACGATGAACACGCCATCGTTTCGGTTGGCAACGGACCAGAGCACTATGTTGGCATCATGTCGTTTGTCGACAAGGACCTCCTGGAACCAGGCTGCTCAGTGTTGCTGCACCACAAGACGCATGCCATTGTCGGCGtactcgccgacgacgccgatCCCATGGTCTCGGTCATGAAGCTTGACAAGGCGCCAACAGAGAGCTACGCCGACATCGGTGGTCTCGAGACCCAGATCcaggagatcaaggagaGTGTCGAGCTCCCCCTCACCCACCCCGAACTGTacgaggagatgggcaTTCGGCCACCTAAGGGTGTCATCCTGTACGGCGTACCGGGTACCGGCAAGACCCtgctcgccaaggctgTCGCCAACCAGACATCGGCCACCTTCCTTCGCATCGTCGGCTCTGAGCTCATCCAGAAGTACCTTGGTGACGGCCCCAAGCTCGTGCGTGAGCTCTTCCGTGTTGCCGAAGAGCATGCTCCCAGTATCGTCttcatcgacgagatcgacgcTGTCGGCACCAAGCGTTACGACTCGACATCTGGCGGTGAGCGCGAGATCCAACGCACcatgctcgagctcctcaaccaGCTGGACGGTTTCGACGAGCGCGGAGACGTCAAGGTCATCATGGCGACGAACCGG ATCGAGTCTCTGGACCCCGCACTCATCCGTCCTGGTCGTATCGACCGCAAGATTG AATTCCCACTCCCAGACACCAAGACGAAGCGTCATATCTTCAAGCTGCACACATCGCGCATGTCGCTCGCCGATGACGTCGAcctggaggagctcgtcatGACCAAGGACGACCTCTCGGGTGCCGACATCAAGGCCGTGTGTACCGAGGCTGGTCTGCTTGCGCTGCGTGAGCGCCGCATGCGCGTGACTAAGGAGGACTTTAcgcaggcgcgcgagaaggTTCTCTACCGCAAGGACGAGAACACG CCAGCAGGATTGTATCTGTGA